In Verrucomicrobiota bacterium, the genomic window GGCGATCTGGCCCTGGAAAAACAGGGTCAGAACGTCGGCCGGCCGCTTTGAAAGGTAATGCAGTTCGGTCCGGACCCGGAGGAGAAAGTCGTAGGCCCGGTCGATGGTACGGCGATCGCTCTCGTTGATGTATTTGCGTTCGACGAGCTTGGCGGTGCTCATCACCCCGTCGCGGAAATAGCAGATCCACTGCATGTTCTGGTAGTCACGCAGGCCCCCGCACCCGTTCTTGATGTTGGGCTCCTGCATGAACACCGAGCCGCCGTACTTGCGGTGGCGTTCCTCCTGGTTTTCCAGGCGCCATTTGAGGTAGGTGTCGACCTGACCGCGCACGCAATGTTCGAAAAAATCGCGCCGGAACTTGGAGTGCAGCCGCCGGTCTCCGGCCAGGTAGCGCGATTCCAGTAACGAAGTCTTGGTCAGGGTATCGGCGTTGGCCAGGCGGATCGCTTCACCGATGGACCGCGTGGCGTGGCCGACCTTGAATCCGACATCCCAAAGCATGTAGAGAATCTGTTCGACGATCGACGCCCCTTCCGGGCTGACCCGGCCGGAATCGTGCACAAACAGGATATCGACGTCGCTGTACGGGTTCAGTTCACCCCGGCCGTACCCGCCGATCGCCAGCAGGGTAAAAGGCGGCGTCGCACCCGCATACTGGGACCCTTGCACGGCGCCCTCGAACAAATGACGGAGAACCACGTCGAGCAGGCCGGCCCGGTCCCGCGCAATCTCCAGGCCGCCGCCGCCGGAGTAGTGCTTCAGGCGCAGGCGGTGTTCCTCGATCTTCAGGAACTTCTTGTACAGATCCAGCCGGTCACGAAGTTGACCTTTGCCTTGGGAAACCAATTGCCGCTCGGCGTGGGCGAGGATCTTTTCAAGGTGCTGGGACATCGAAGGTACTGAAACCGGAGTCGATCACCATACCGCAGGCTTGAACGGCCGCCTAGGGAAACTTACGGGTCCCGGGCGTCGCCGCGCCGGCACCCGGCCCGATTTGCGCCGCACCGAACGCCGGCCGGTCACCGGTCGCGAGCCCACGGCCGATGTCCGTCATTGATCCTGCTGCAGCTGCCATTAGAATGTGGAATGGCGACTCCCAGCTTTGCCCTCGTTCAGATCTTGCGCGAGACCGCGAACCGCCTGGCCGGCGGTGCCGAGTACCAATGGAGCCACTTCGGCAAATGCAATTGCGGGCACCTCGCCCAAACCGCAACCCGCATTTCCGCCCGGGACATCCACCGCACCGCGCACCGCAAACTGAGCGAGTGGAGCGAAATTCCCGACGATTTCTGTCCGCAGACCGGCGTCCTGATTGATCGGGTGATCGATGCCTTGTTTGAACTGGGGCTGACCAACACCGACCTGCGGCATCTGGAGGATCTGACGGACCCGGAAATCCTGGCCCGGTTGCCGGGCGGCCGGCGTTACCTGCAGCGCAACCAGCGGGATGACGTGGTGGCGTACCTGCGCACCTGGGCGGGCCTACTTGCGGACAAGGTGCCGAGTGGCGAGCGTCGAGTGTCGGGTGTCGAGTGCAGCTCGCCGTTCGCAGCCGATACGCTCGCCATCGAGGTTCCATAACGGGCAAATGCGGCGAGAAGATCAATTGCAAACTCCGAAGCTTGACATTCGCGAACTCTCCCCACGATCACACCCGGCACCCGGTATCATTTGTGGCATTCTCTGCCGCTCCGAACCCCGAACCCCGAACTCCGAACCCTTTCCCCGCCGTGGTCGCCGTGGTCGCCGTGGCCCGCCGTGTTCGCCGTGTGAACTCTGTCGTTGTGCCCGCCAGACCCGCTGTGCCCGCTGTGTGACCGGCACCCGTCACCCGTTACCCGTTACCCGCCACCCTCTTCCATTTGTGGCATTCTCCGCCTCGGGGCATTTTCCGCCGTTACCGAATTCCCAGCGTGGTCAGGTCCACCACCCGCCCGGCGTCTTCCTGCGTCACGAAAATCGGCCCGGTCAGAACCAGGTCGTCCTGCACCAGCAAGCCGTACTTCACGTAATTTGCCAGGAACACAACCGGGAGATACCCTTGGAGCCATTGTTGCTGGTCGACGGCGAAATCGATCCGTTTGCTCACAAGCGCATCGACGACGGTAGGTGAGATGTCGAAGGTGCAAAGCTTGATCTTGCCGGTTCTGCCGACTTCATCGAGTGACTGCATCGCGGGTTCGGCCGCCACCGGTCCGAGGGCCAGAATCCCGTCGACCTCATCGTGGTCGTGCAGGTAGGCGGTGACCGCTTCCTCGCATTCCATGTAATCCAGCGGCACCGCGAGCATGCTCACGTGGTGGAATGGGCCTTCGAAACCGTCTTTGAAGCCTTTGATCCGCTGTTCCAAAGCTGCGTTGCCCGCTTCCTGGTTAAGGATGAGGACCTTCTTCATCCCCATGTCCTTCATGCGTTCCCCGGCTTTTTTCCCGGCGTTCTCCTCTTGTTGCCCGATGTACATGAGGCACCCGACCTTTTTGTACGAGTCCCAACCCGAGTTGATCGCGATCACCGGAATTTTTGCCGCCGCTGCTGCCCGGATCGATTTAGCCAAGGCGGCGGCGTCCGGAATCGCCACGATCAGACCGTCCGGCTTGGACGCCACGGCCGCATCGATCATCTGCGCCATTGCCGCCATGTCGAACGTCTCGGGTGCACGATAATCGAGGTCGCTGCCGGTCTCCTTGGCGGCGGCTTCCAAGCCGTTTCTTACGACGAGCCAGAACGAATCGGCTGCCTGGCCGTGGGTGACGGCGACGATCCTCGGCCTGACCTGCGCAACGCCTGAGAACGGGATGAGCAAGCTCACCGCACAGGCGAGCCGGAAAACGATTTTAGATTTTATCATACGCGCGGTCATGGAACGTGGTTTTAGGTCTGGTCCGGGTACAATTTTCCCGCGGTGCGCGAACCATTCCACAGCGATTCCTTCGAAAAGATCTGGCCCGGAACCTGAGAAGCGGTCAGGATAACAGATTGGCTCGTCGGGCCCCGATCTGTCGAGTCTTGCCGACGCGTTCGTTCCCCTGAGCAAGCGTATGGACACCAGCCGAGAACAGAGCGACCCAAGGCGCGTCTCCGCGTCGACGCTTTCACTGCTGAAGCTGAAGGTTTGGCTGGTCGAACACCTGCGGATCCGGGAGCGGCAGGCGATGCTCATCTGGGCTGTGGTGATCGGCGTTCTGGGCTGCACCGCCGACGAGAGTTTTCGGAGGGTCAGCGACTTCGTGCATTTCCTGGCGACCGACAGCAATCTGGAAATCATTTCGTCTTTTTCCCGGCTGTCGTGGTGGCAAAGACTCGCCGTACCCACGATCGGTGGACTGCTGGCGGGGTCCACCCTCTGGCTCGGGAACCGTCTTCTCGCGGGCGTCCGCCAAAAATCGACGACTGATTACCTGGAGGCGATCGTGGTCGGAAACGGTATACTTTCGCTTCCGGCCAGCTTCGTAAAGACGTTGTCGGCGTTGTTTTCCATCAGCACCGGGGCATCCATCGGCCGGGAAGGACCGCTGGTGCAGATCTCCTCCCTGGTCGCTTCATTAATCGGCCAGGCCCGGAATTTTCCGGTGCCGCAGCGGCGCCAACTGGTCGCGTGCGGCGCGGCCGCCGGCCTGGCCAGCGCTTACAACGCGCCGATCGCCGCTTCGTTTTTTGTCGCTGAGATTATTCTGGGGACGGTGGTGGTCGAGGCGCTGGGACCGTTGATCCTGGCGGCGGTGGTCTCGACTTTCACTTCTCAGCTCCTGCACGGCGGCGGACCCATCTACAAGTCGCCGGGCCTGACCCTGCACAGCCAGTGGGAACTCATCCCGTTGTCGGTCGTCGGCGTCGTCTCGGGCTTCCTGGCGCCGGCTTACCTGAAGTTTTTGCGAATTACCGAGCGGATGTTCTCCAAGGTTCACGTCCCGGTACCGGCGAAAGTTGCGCTCGGCGGTCTGATCGTGGGCGCCCTGTCAATTCTCAGTCCCGAAGTGTGCGGGAACGGCCAGGGGCTGCTGGTTTCCCTCTTTCACCAGAATTGGTTCTGGGACGAGATTCTCGCCATCCTTTTGCTTAAGCTGATCGCGACCGCCGCCATCTTCGGTTCAGGGGCCGTGGGCGGTGTTTTTACGCCGACGCTGTTCATCGGCGCGTCGATCGGCATGGTGTACGGCCGGGCCGTTCTTCACCTCGCGCCGTTTTTGCAACCGGACCCGTTGGCGTACGGCATCGTCGGCATGGGCTCCTTCATTTCCGCAGCGACCGGGGCGCCGTTGATGTCCATTCTACTGGGATTCGAGCTCACCCTGGATTACCAGATTGCACCGCTGCTCATGGTGAATTGCGTCGTCGCCTACTACTGCAGCAGCCTCTTCGAGCGGCGATTCATGTACGGGGAATCCCTCGAGCGCAAAGGCGCCGCCTTCTTCAACCAGCAACTGGCCGAGGCAAACCTGGGCGACCTGATCCGGCGCAACCCCCTGACGCTCCCCAAGAACGCAACCCTGGCGGAGATCGCGCGCGCGTTCGTGAACAACCAGTTCCAGCATATCTACGTGGTCGATAAGGATGACCGGTTCCTCGGCGCGATTTCACTCCACACCATCAAAGAATTCCTCAACCAGCCTGAACTCGAGACCGTGATCGTTGCGACCGATATCATAGACGACAATTTCCCGCGCATCTCGCAGCCGGAGGGAATCGGCGAGGCCCTGGAGAAGTTTTCAGCCACACACGCCGAGCGCTTACCGGTAGTCGATAATCTCCTCTCGCAGCGGCTCATCGGCAGCATTTCGAAGACGGACCTGATCATTCATCTCGCCGGTAAACAAAGTGCAAGCCGGGAAGGAGCCCTTTCGTCGGCATGAGGCGCGTCCTGGCATGCATGGCTTGCTGGGCAGCACTCGTCCCGGTCGCCGTACCGGCTGAAACGGTTTGTTTGATCCATGTGAACGGCGTGATTGGCCCGGCCACGGCGGGTTACGTTTCGCGAAGCATTGACGCCGCGCGGGCCCGCCGCGCGCAATGCCTGGTCATTCAGCTTAACACCCCGGGCGGTTTGCTGGATTCCACCCAGAAGATCGTGCAAACATTTCTGGCGTCACCGGTGCCTGTGGTGGTTTACGTGGCGCCCCTGGGGGCAACTGCCACCAGCGCGGGCTGCTTCATCACCATGGCGGCAAACGTCGCCGCCATGGCTCCGGCCACGACCATCGGTGCGGCGCATCCCGTCGTCCTGGGAGGCGCACCTGGTGGCGGGGAACAGCAACTTGACCCGACGATGAAGCAAAAGCTCGAGAACTTCTCGGTCAGCTACATCGAAGCCATCGCCGGCCGGCGTCACCATAATGCCGAGTGGGCCAAATCCGCCGTGCGGGACAGTGCGTCGGTCACCTCGGAAAAGGCGCTCGAACTGAAGGTCATCGACCTGATCGCCGCCGATCTGGCGGACTTGTTGAACCAGCTGAACGGACGCGAAATCGACGGCAGAACGCTCAAAACCGCCGGCGCGACCGTGGCAAAGATCAAGATGTCGGTCGGCGAACGCGTTTCCCAGGTGATTTTCCGGCCCGAGGTAATGTTCATCCTGATGCTGATCGCCGTCTATGGAATCATCGGTGAGCTAACCGCACCCGGTGCGATCCTTCCGGGCGTCGCCGGCGCAATCGCGTTGATTCTGGCGCTCTACCTGGCGGCCGTTTTACCCGTCAACGTCACCGGCTTCGCGCTGGTCATCCTGGCGGTGGGATTATTTGCCATCGACGCCTTCGCGCCCACCCACGGTGTGCTGACGGCCGGCGGCATCATCTCCTTTGTGCTCGGCTCGCTCATGCTCTTCAATCGTTCCGATCCGCTGTTTCGCTTGTCCCTCAGCTATATCATCGCGGCAACCCTGGTGACGGCGGCGTTCTTTATGTTTGTCGTCGGCAAGGGTTTGCGTGCCCAGCGGTTGCCGCCGAAGACCGGGGTCGGAACGATGGTGGGCAAAACGGCGACTGCCTTGACCCCGATCGACGCAGAGGGCGGCCAGGTTTTTATTGAGGGCGAGTATTGGCGGGCCGTGAGCGATGCACCGATCGAAACGGGCCGGCTCGCCGAGGTTACGGCCGTGCACGGTCTCACGTTGACCGTAAAACCGAAAGCGGGGGCCGAATAATTCAGGTTGGTTGCGCGTCTGAGCTGGCGTGAAGAACGCACTTCTTACTCTCTTAGTCCTCAGTTCCGTTTTCAGTACCTCGCTGATTGCAAGGGCCGACGAAGATCGCCGGGATCGTGATTGGAACGACCCGTACTGGCATCATAGCCACTACGGCTACTGGCACGGTGAGCGGGGGTATTGGCGGAGTCATCACCACCATCATGAGTTCATCAAGGTTGGCCCGGTGACCGTCGAAAAGCATTAAGGACTTTTCCTGCCTTTAACTGGCGTTGGCCATCGCGCAAAGCGCTCCGGAAGATCTCCGGAGCGCTTTTCGTTACACGGCGGGCACGGCGGGTCTGGCGGGCACGGCGTCAGAGTTCACACGGCGAACACGGCGGACCACGGCGGGAAGAGGGGGAAGGGGTTCGGGGTTCGGGGTTCGGGGTTCGGGGCGGCATCATGGGTGCCGGCTGCCGGTGTCAAGCCCGGGGTTTCGGGATCCGTTTCTGCGTTGTCTGCGTGTTCTGCGGATGTTCCATGGAATTTCTTGAAAAATTCGCTTCGCAAACGTGAAAATTGCTTTAGAGCTTGCTGGGGCGAATGGTGAACTTTCTTCTGCCGGACTTTCAGGATTGGCCTGTCTCACTGTTTCCGGACCGTGTGGTGCTGGTTAATAAGATCCTGCCCGGACTCGCTGAGCCGGGGGTTACCATGCTCTGGGTGGGCTGCCGGCCTTACACTCGCCGCTATCCGGGCATGATTGAAAGGCGGGGTGCCCTTTGTTACACCCTTGAGATCGACCCGGCCGCCCGACGCTGGGGCCACCCCAAGAGGCACACGGTGGGAGATTTGCAAAAGGTTGCAGCCCTGTACCTGCCGGAACAGTTCGACGTCGCTCTGGTTAACGGGGTGTTCGGCTGGGGCGTTAACTCCGTTGAGGGACAAAATGAAGCGGTTGAGGGACTTGCCCGCGTGCTGAAGCCGGGGGGCTTGCTGATGCTGGGCTGGAACACCAACCGCTCCTGCGACCCATGCAAACTGCCCGCCGTAACCCGGTTTTTTACGCCGTCTCAACGCCCGGGGTTTGAACGGCGTATTGCGTTTGGCGCCGTTACTCACGTCTATGATTTTCTCAGCCGCCGGGCCAACCCGCTTGAACGGCCGGCCTGCGGCGGGTAAGACCATTCAGGCAGTGATCTCGGCGTCGGTTGCGATTGCCTCAACCTTGGCTGCTCAAGTCAAGCGGCACCAGAAAATGTTTCCAATCGGTGATGTTGTGAGCGTTGCGGATGAAACACGTGGTGGGCAATTCCCGGGGTGCTTCCGGCCTCTTGCGCAGCTCTAAACCAACTTCTTCAGGCAGGCGGCTGCCCTTCAGGCTGTTCACGCGACGGTCGGCCAGCACACAATTTTCCCAGGTGGTTTGTCCCCCGCGGGAACGCGGCACGACGTGGTCGATGTTGCCTTCGTGCGGCGCCAGCTTGCGCCCGGTGTATTGGCAGAGTCCCCCGTCCCGTTCCCAAATCCCTTTGGGCGACAACTTCGGCCGGCGCCTCGGAACGCGGCCATAACGGGTCAGAACCAAAACCGTGGGGACCCGAACCAGACCGCGGATCGTGCTGACCGCGTTGTCCTCTCCACGAACCGGTAATTCCAGCCATTCGGACCATTTTACCGGTCGCATATCCCCGGCCTCCTGAATGTCGAGGGCGGTCGCGTTGCCGTTAGCCATCATGCAAAAGGCTTGTGCCGGCGACCTTACGTTGATCGCCTGCCAGTTCCGATTCAGAACCAGAACCGTGCATTTATGCAGGACATCGTTCATGGCATCGAACTGGGAGCCGCAGCCGTGCGCGAAAGACCGCACAGTAATGCCCCAACGCGGCGAGGTTGTCCAGCCTTGTCGCCGGTCAATCACACCAGCACTGGTATCACGGATGCGCCTCGGGGCTTTCGGCCACAACTGCTGGCAGAGGTAAACAAACGGTGATGGGTCTGCCTGCATTTGCTATCTTCCGTCGCCATGCCGTTGCCGTGCGATTACCACAACCATCCGCAAGCTCATCTGCTGCAGCCATACACCCTCGATTTGCTTCTACCCTGGATTTCCCGGGCACGCCAAACCGGCATCCGGAGCCTGGCGTTTACCGACCACGACCGCTACCATGAAGGAGTCGATTTCGACGTCGTCGATCGCCTCAGGGAGCAGCACCCGGACGTAGAGATCCTGATCGGAATCGAACTCGACAATGACCCGGTAACCTCCGAGCGCGGTACGCGTTGGGTGGAACAACACTGGGACGAACTCGACTTCGTGCTCGGATCGGTCCATTACCTCCCCGGCGCGACGGAGATGTTCGATCGTGCCGACCAGAGCGGGCAGTTAACGGACCGGTACGGGCTGGAAAAGGCTTTTGATCTATATCGTGCGGAACTGGAGAAAATCGTGCGGCGCGGGTTCGTTGACTGTCTTGCGCACCTTGACCTGATTAAGATCCATCACCTTTACCCGGACGGCTACGAACCGGGCACCTGGTTCAGGCCGGTCCTTGAAATGATCCAGGCGGCCGGATTGGCCATCGAAGCGAGTACGGCCGGTTGGCGCAAAACGGTGGGCGAACAATACCCGCACACCGCCATTCTCGAACTGGCGCGCGACCGCAATCTGCCGGTCACCACCGCCTCCGACGCGCACGCGCCGGCTCAACTGGCCGCGGGCTTCAACCGGCTTGAAAAGGTTTTGAACCAAGCCGGCGTGACCAACCTCGTCCGGTTCACGCGCCACCGGAGAATGGCATAACGGGTAACGGGTAACGGGTAACGGGTAACGGGTAACGGGTAACGGGTGGCGGGTGGCGGGTAAAATGCAGAGTTCGTTATTCGATGGCGCGGCGGTAATCGATCTGGCCCGGAAAATAGGCCTGCTGCTTGCGGCGTTGCCGTTGCTCGGCTCGTCACGCGCCGCAACGGCTCCAGTCACGTCTCCGGCGATGCTGCATGCGGCCGGTGGCGCAGTGCTCGATCAAACCGGCCAGCCGGTGCTGCTGCGCTCCGTCAACCTCAGTCCCTGGCTCGTGCCGGAGGGGTATTTGATGGCGCAAGGCAGCTTTGCCGCCCTCGCGACGTCTCCGTCCGAGATCAGGCAACGGCTCGTGGATGTCGTCGGCCCGGAAAAGGCGGCGGCGTTCTGGCGGGATTGGACGGCCGCATTCGTTGACGCAAACGACTTCCGGAACCTGCGCGCTGACGGGTTCAACTGCGTCCGCCTTCCCTTGAACGCGAGGTTCATCACGAGCCGGATCGAGCCCGGCGGCGTTGTCTTCGACGCAGCGGGGATTGCGCCGGTCGATCAGGCTGTCTCCTGGGGTGCCGAAACCGGCGTTTACGTCATCCTCGACCTGCATGATGCCCCTGGCGGTCAGGGACCGTTCTCAACCGTGTCCGACGTGCCCTCGTTCGATCATACGCCCCGGCTGTGGCAAGGGCCGACTGCGGCGGAAAACCGGAGGAAGACGATTGCACTCTGGCGCGCGCTCGCATCGCGCTATGCCGGGGCGCGCTCTGTAGGCGGCTACGATCTGCTCAACGAGCCGGCCCTGCCGCCCGGCGTGGCTCCGGCCGAGCTGGCGGCACTCTACAACGCAGTTATCGAGGCCATAAGGTCGGTCGATCGCGACCACATGATCGTGCTCGAAGGCGACAAATACGCGCGCGATTTCTCGATGATCCGATCCGTCGCCGATCCGAACGTCATGTACGAGTTCCACGAGTACCGGATGTTCAATCCCCAATGGCGCTCGCCGACTGTTGCCTCGCTGGCACAACTGCTCCAGCTGCGTGAAGCGACGGGAAAGCCGGTATGGCTGGGCGAGTTTGGGGAAAGCTCCTTCGCTTGGCAGGCTCAAGTCGTCAGCCTGCTTAAGGCCAACGGCATCGGCTGGGCAGTCTGGCCCTGGAAGCGCATCGATTTCGGGGACGCTCTTCCTGTGATCGAGGCGATCGAGCCGCCGGAGCCTTGGAAGCGGATCTCCGGATACCTGGCCGGCCGGCGTTTTTCGAGAAAGCCGTCGCCGGCTGAAGCCGAGCAGGCGACGTCTGAAATGCTCGTGGCGATCCGCACTTCGAACTGTCGCAAGAACCAGGCGCTGGCGAGCACGCTCGCGGGTCACTGAGACGATTCAAACAGTTATTCCGGTAGACGGTAGAATATCGGCTCTACACCTATCAGACCGTATAAACGGTCCAGGCCCAACGGGCCGGGAGACCTTAGCCCAGGGTTCCACCCCACTGCCATTTCGTTAAGGGCGAGGGGGATGCTTTCGTCCCGGAGGGACGGCTGAGGTTAGCCAGGGACTTCAGTCCCTGGACGGGGCATTTAAGCGGGAGCGCGTCCCGTCGGGACGCCTGAAACGCTGCCCCGCAGGGTGCCGGCTCCCAAGCGGCCGGCCAAACCCGGCGCGGCCCTCGGCGCCAAAAACCCGGACGTCCCCCCAACCGTTGACGCCCGCTTGGCTTGGCGCACGCCTTCAGGCGTCCCGACGGGACGCAACCCCTGGGGAACGCCCGCACAGCACAGGCACTAAAGCTACCTGCCTAACCTCAGCCGTCCCTCCGGGACCAAAGCAGTACCCGGCCTTGTATCCTTAACTAAATGGCAGTCCGGCAGCGTCCTCTCCGCCGGAATTCCACCCGGATAATTGTCTACACGGTATTATACCGTGACCGATAGCGGTGGCAGAATCGTGACGCCCTGAACCACCCGGCGCTCGAGTTGATCGATCCGGAGGCGCAGCACGGCCTCGACGGTCTTCAAAAAGGGGTTGAAGCTGTCGGTCAGGGCGACCTGAAGATTGCCGGGGGTAGCACGGGTGTTGCGCAACCCTTTCTCTTCGAGCACCTGGCGCACCGCGGCAGCGCAGTTGAACGCCGAATCGATCAGGGCAACGTCCGGGCCGGCGACCTCCGCAATTAACGGTTCCAATAAGGGGTAGTGGGTACAACCGAGGACCAGCGTATCGACACCGGCTGCGAGCAACGGGTTCAAATAACGTTCCAGCACTTCCCGCGTCACGGGGTCTTCAAGCCAGGCTTCTTCGATCAATGGTACCAGCAAAGGGCAAGCCTGGCTTATGACCTCGACCCCTGCGGCAGCGGCATCGATCGCCTGGTCGTAAGCCGCGCTCGCCACGGTGGCGCGGGTCGCCAAAACGCCGATTTTGCCGTTCCGGGTCTGCTGGACGGCGGCGCGGGCGCCTGGGACGATCACCCCCGAGACCGGGGTGCGCAGGGTCTGCTGCAGGCGCGGTAAAGCCAGGGCGGAGGCGGTGTTGCACGCCACCACGATCATCTTGGCATTTTCGGCCAGGAGCAGCCCGGCAATTTCCAGGCTGTAACGCTCGATCGTGGCCCGGTCTTTGCCCCCATACGGCAACCGGGCGGTGTCGCCGAGGTAGAAAATATCTTCCTCCGGCAGCAGTTCGCGAAGGGCGCGAACCACCGTGAGGCCGCCGATGCCGGAATCAAAGACCCCGATCGGCTGACTGGCCGGATCACTATTTTGCGGCTTCGGGAAGTGCATAAACGTCGTTGGAAAACGGCGTCCAAATACTGCCGGGCGTGGCGGCGGCGGCGCTGTTGGTGTTGATGCTGCTGCTCAGCGGGGGGGCAGTGTTGCCCTTGGCGATGGCGCCGGCCGAACCGGCGGTGCCGCGTTCGACGGCACGGTTGTAAGCCTCGATTCCCTGAACGATGGCCTGAGCCATGTTCTGCCGGAAAGCGGGATTCGCGACGCGCATATCGTCGACGGCATTGGTAAGGAACCCGCCTTCGATCAGAACTCCCGGCACCGTATTATCGCGAAGCACGACGAACCGCGCGCGCTTTATGCCGCGGTCGCCAACGCCCAGCCGCGTGATCAGGGCGGTATGGATGGCGGTCGCCAGGGCGATGTTTTCCGGATCGCGCACGTTGCCGAGACAAGGCCGAAAGTCCGAAAAGGTCAGGGTGATGTCATTGGACGACGGCACCCCGCGCGGCGCCAGGCAGTAGGTTTCAATTCCTTCAGCGTCCGCGCGCATTCCGGAATTGAAATGCACGCTGATGAACAATGCGTTGCTCTGGTAACTGGCGAATGCGGCCCGCAGTTCGAGCGGGATGAAAACGTCAGCCGACCGGGTGAGGCGCACGTTGTACCCGGCGGCTTGCAACAGGTCGCGGGCACGCAGCACTACATCCAGGGTGAAATCCTTCTCGTTGCCGCGAACGCTGCGTGCGCCCTGATCGAACCCGCCATGGCCGGCATCCAGGACGATGGTTCGAGCCGGAGCGGTCTGGATCCGGGCGGGCCTCAGCACCGGTTCGACCAGCTTACTCAGGTCGATCCGCGAAATGGCCGGCCGATTATCTATACCGATAATGGGAAAGCTCAGGATGAACTTGAGCCCGTTCAGGTAAAGCTCGCGAGAGTTGACGCTTCCCTGCATCCGCAACACGGTGTTCGACAGTTGCAGGTGGTCATACGAGTAGTCGGCCTGGATAAAATTGTAAAAACGGGCAACGTCCTGCAACGGCACATAATCGCGCCCCTCGAATTTTATCACCGTCCAGTCGAAGGCGCCGACGTGCGAAGCCGCCAGAAAAACCGCGGCGAGAATTGCCGACCACCCTCGCATAAATAAAGTGCGCACAGGTTGCGCCGGGCACATGGAAGAAGCAAGCAGATTCAACGGCCCCTGCAGCTACCTATCGGCCGTCTTCGCCCTGCAGTTCGTAGGCCAGCACGCTCAGGCTGTAGAGCGCAGCCGTTTCCGTACGTAACACGATCGGGCCGAGCGTCACCGGGGCGCAACCGGCGCTTTTCGCCGCAGCCGCCTCCGCCGGAGTGAAATCCCCTTCCGGCCCGATGAGCATGAGGGCCGTTTCCGGCCGGCGGCCATGCTGGTCACGGAACTCGCGCAGCACTTGTTTGAAGCCGCGCGCATCGCGTTGCAGCGAGGCGATCAGCGGGGCCTCGTACCGGTCGAATTCCGAAAAAAACTGTTTAGGCGTAACCGGGACCGCAATTTCAGGCAGCCAGTTCTGGCCGCATTGTTTGGCGGCCTCGATGATGACCGTACGCCATCTCTC contains:
- a CDS encoding sugar ABC transporter substrate-binding protein, translated to MIKSKIVFRLACAVSLLIPFSGVAQVRPRIVAVTHGQAADSFWLVVRNGLEAAAKETGSDLDYRAPETFDMAAMAQMIDAAVASKPDGLIVAIPDAAALAKSIRAAAAAKIPVIAINSGWDSYKKVGCLMYIGQQEENAGKKAGERMKDMGMKKVLILNQEAGNAALEQRIKGFKDGFEGPFHHVSMLAVPLDYMECEEAVTAYLHDHDEVDGILALGPVAAEPAMQSLDEVGRTGKIKLCTFDISPTVVDALVSKRIDFAVDQQQWLQGYLPVVFLANYVKYGLLVQDDLVLTGPIFVTQEDAGRVVDLTTLGIR
- a CDS encoding ClcB-like voltage-gated chloride channel protein encodes the protein MDTSREQSDPRRVSASTLSLLKLKVWLVEHLRIRERQAMLIWAVVIGVLGCTADESFRRVSDFVHFLATDSNLEIISSFSRLSWWQRLAVPTIGGLLAGSTLWLGNRLLAGVRQKSTTDYLEAIVVGNGILSLPASFVKTLSALFSISTGASIGREGPLVQISSLVASLIGQARNFPVPQRRQLVACGAAAGLASAYNAPIAASFFVAEIILGTVVVEALGPLILAAVVSTFTSQLLHGGGPIYKSPGLTLHSQWELIPLSVVGVVSGFLAPAYLKFLRITERMFSKVHVPVPAKVALGGLIVGALSILSPEVCGNGQGLLVSLFHQNWFWDEILAILLLKLIATAAIFGSGAVGGVFTPTLFIGASIGMVYGRAVLHLAPFLQPDPLAYGIVGMGSFISAATGAPLMSILLGFELTLDYQIAPLLMVNCVVAYYCSSLFERRFMYGESLERKGAAFFNQQLAEANLGDLIRRNPLTLPKNATLAEIARAFVNNQFQHIYVVDKDDRFLGAISLHTIKEFLNQPELETVIVATDIIDDNFPRISQPEGIGEALEKFSATHAERLPVVDNLLSQRLIGSISKTDLIIHLAGKQSASREGALSSA
- a CDS encoding nodulation protein NfeD: MACWAALVPVAVPAETVCLIHVNGVIGPATAGYVSRSIDAARARRAQCLVIQLNTPGGLLDSTQKIVQTFLASPVPVVVYVAPLGATATSAGCFITMAANVAAMAPATTIGAAHPVVLGGAPGGGEQQLDPTMKQKLENFSVSYIEAIAGRRHHNAEWAKSAVRDSASVTSEKALELKVIDLIAADLADLLNQLNGREIDGRTLKTAGATVAKIKMSVGERVSQVIFRPEVMFILMLIAVYGIIGELTAPGAILPGVAGAIALILALYLAAVLPVNVTGFALVILAVGLFAIDAFAPTHGVLTAGGIISFVLGSLMLFNRSDPLFRLSLSYIIAATLVTAAFFMFVVGKGLRAQRLPPKTGVGTMVGKTATALTPIDAEGGQVFIEGEYWRAVSDAPIETGRLAEVTAVHGLTLTVKPKAGAE
- a CDS encoding methyltransferase domain-containing protein; this translates as MVNFLLPDFQDWPVSLFPDRVVLVNKILPGLAEPGVTMLWVGCRPYTRRYPGMIERRGALCYTLEIDPAARRWGHPKRHTVGDLQKVAALYLPEQFDVALVNGVFGWGVNSVEGQNEAVEGLARVLKPGGLLMLGWNTNRSCDPCKLPAVTRFFTPSQRPGFERRIAFGAVTHVYDFLSRRANPLERPACGG
- a CDS encoding HNH endonuclease, with protein sequence MNDVLHKCTVLVLNRNWQAINVRSPAQAFCMMANGNATALDIQEAGDMRPVKWSEWLELPVRGEDNAVSTIRGLVRVPTVLVLTRYGRVPRRRPKLSPKGIWERDGGLCQYTGRKLAPHEGNIDHVVPRSRGGQTTWENCVLADRRVNSLKGSRLPEEVGLELRKRPEAPRELPTTCFIRNAHNITDWKHFLVPLDLSSQG
- a CDS encoding histidinol-phosphatase, whose protein sequence is MPLPCDYHNHPQAHLLQPYTLDLLLPWISRARQTGIRSLAFTDHDRYHEGVDFDVVDRLREQHPDVEILIGIELDNDPVTSERGTRWVEQHWDELDFVLGSVHYLPGATEMFDRADQSGQLTDRYGLEKAFDLYRAELEKIVRRGFVDCLAHLDLIKIHHLYPDGYEPGTWFRPVLEMIQAAGLAIEASTAGWRKTVGEQYPHTAILELARDRNLPVTTASDAHAPAQLAAGFNRLEKVLNQAGVTNLVRFTRHRRMA
- a CDS encoding cellulase family glycosylhydrolase; the encoded protein is MQSSLFDGAAVIDLARKIGLLLAALPLLGSSRAATAPVTSPAMLHAAGGAVLDQTGQPVLLRSVNLSPWLVPEGYLMAQGSFAALATSPSEIRQRLVDVVGPEKAAAFWRDWTAAFVDANDFRNLRADGFNCVRLPLNARFITSRIEPGGVVFDAAGIAPVDQAVSWGAETGVYVILDLHDAPGGQGPFSTVSDVPSFDHTPRLWQGPTAAENRRKTIALWRALASRYAGARSVGGYDLLNEPALPPGVAPAELAALYNAVIEAIRSVDRDHMIVLEGDKYARDFSMIRSVADPNVMYEFHEYRMFNPQWRSPTVASLAQLLQLREATGKPVWLGEFGESSFAWQAQVVSLLKANGIGWAVWPWKRIDFGDALPVIEAIEPPEPWKRISGYLAGRRFSRKPSPAEAEQATSEMLVAIRTSNCRKNQALASTLAGH